One window from the genome of Eucalyptus grandis isolate ANBG69807.140 chromosome 7, ASM1654582v1, whole genome shotgun sequence encodes:
- the LOC120296203 gene encoding F-box protein PP2-B15-like, which translates to MDSSTEHCVSTILALTSPEDELYLSLCQPQLIDSGRKSFKLEKSSGKISYVISARELSVARRDVPMYWTWKFLPDSRFVTSLIIISHWLNTKYSKKNIVFHVDFGKWRSSEQQIGWRSKAKCPQQCYPSNTLYEAYLIMKISHRAYGLDVMPASIELKSQAVFKSTAILQQGHQGSIKKQGSGIEGEEKVPMEREDEWMEVELGEFFNGGGDGDHHEVVKVSFKEVKGYQLEGGLVIEGIGVRPKRIARRDHPSSGFLLIVY; encoded by the exons ATGGACTCATCAACCGAACACTGCGTCTCTACGATTCTCGCCCTCACATCCCCTGAAGAC GAGCTCTACCTCAGCTTGTGCCAACCTCAGCTCATTGATTCCGGGAGAAAG AGCTTCAAGCTGGAGAAATCGTCTGGGAAGATATCGTATGTGATTTCTGCAAGAGAGCTTTCCGTAGCACGGAGGGATGTACCCATGTATTGGACCTGGAAATTTTTGCCCGATTCAAGGTTTGTCACTTCACTGATCATCATTTCTCATTGGCTAAAcacaaaatattctaaaaagaACATCGTTTTCCATGTAGATTTTGGGAAGTGGCGGAGCTCAGAACAACAGATTGGCTGGAGATCGAAGGCCAAATGCCCACAGCAATGCTATCCCTCAAACACTCTTTATGAAGCCTATCTCATCATGAAAATCTCTCACCGTGCATACGGGCTAGATGTGATGCCAGCATCGATCGAGTTGAAAAGCCAGGCGGTGTTCAAAAGCACAGCCATTCTGCAGCAAGGCCATCAAGGAAGCATAAAAAAGCAAGGATCAGGGATTGAAGGTGAAGAGAAAGTCCCGATGGAACGGGAAGACGAGTGGATGGAGGTTGAGCTTGGAGAGTTCTTCAACGGCGGAGGTGACGGGGATCATCACGAGGTGGTGAAGGTGAGCTTCAAGGAGGTGAAGGGATATCAACTGGAGGGAGGGCTTGTCATTGAAGGCATTGGAGTGAGGCCAAAAAGAATTGCGCGAAGAGATCATCCATCGTCGGGGTTCTTGCTCATCGTATACTag